Proteins from a genomic interval of Sulfurimonas sp. HSL3-2:
- a CDS encoding SIR2 family protein, giving the protein MTDKIFLSTKNKMLDIKEDDLRINNVLLKEKQGDETIEYKLSDSMPEHRLVTKAFELTRNYYIKSLEKLMSADKLLVLTGAGSSKDDVLFGGKLMTELWDAVSSLYYRRFTFENMLNKLDIDLDVITKKDLEIVLSKAKLYLEFHPNEHRVKKLVDLIENKILELCSFSLIDKSIHLEFIKKMTSRKTKQSRVKIFTTNYDRAFEEAGAEGGYVIVDGFSFTQPRKFSGKYFDYDIVIRENSRTSSTENFANNVFHLYKLHGSVNWEKQNNEIFQVDKPSKAMMIYPNSNKYESSYEQPYFEMMSRFQSELRKGGTTTLITVGFSFADKHIFTMTIEALNQNPSLNIVIIEPFINPNINENFKKLFELSKKTTQVLIIGEFFKDFVTNLPSSQYLDFNGDS; this is encoded by the coding sequence ATGACTGACAAAATATTTTTAAGTACAAAAAATAAAATGCTAGATATTAAAGAAGATGACTTAAGAATTAACAATGTTTTATTAAAAGAAAAACAAGGCGATGAAACTATAGAATATAAACTATCTGATAGTATGCCTGAACATAGATTAGTAACGAAAGCTTTTGAACTAACTCGAAACTATTATATCAAATCCCTTGAAAAACTAATGTCTGCTGATAAACTACTTGTTCTGACAGGTGCAGGTAGTTCGAAGGATGATGTCTTATTTGGTGGAAAACTTATGACAGAGTTATGGGACGCAGTTTCATCATTATATTATAGAAGATTTACTTTTGAAAACATGTTAAATAAATTAGATATTGATCTTGATGTTATAACAAAAAAAGATTTAGAAATTGTATTATCAAAAGCCAAATTATATTTAGAATTTCACCCAAATGAACATCGAGTAAAAAAACTAGTTGATCTAATAGAAAATAAAATTTTAGAATTATGTAGTTTTTCATTAATAGATAAATCAATACATTTGGAATTTATCAAAAAAATGACAAGCCGAAAAACAAAACAGTCAAGAGTAAAAATATTTACCACTAACTATGATAGAGCATTTGAAGAGGCTGGAGCAGAAGGTGGATATGTAATTGTTGATGGTTTTTCATTTACTCAGCCAAGAAAATTTAGTGGTAAGTATTTTGATTATGATATTGTCATTAGAGAGAACAGTCGAACTTCATCTACTGAAAATTTTGCTAACAATGTATTTCATTTATATAAATTACATGGCTCGGTCAATTGGGAAAAACAGAATAATGAAATCTTTCAAGTAGATAAACCATCAAAAGCTATGATGATATATCCGAATAGCAATAAATATGAGTCATCATATGAACAACCTTATTTTGAAATGATGAGTAGATTTCAAAGTGAACTTAGGAAGGGAGGGACTACTACTTTAATTACTGTTGGCTTTAGTTTTGCAGATAAACATATTTTTACCATGACAATTGAAGCACTTAATCAAAACCCTAGTCTAAATATTGTGATTATTGAACCATTTATCAATCCTAATATCAATGAAAACTTTAAAAAGTTATTTGAATTGTCAAAAAAAACCACTCAAGTCCTCATCATTGGTGAGTTTTTTAAAGATTTTGTAACTAATTTACCGTCTAGTCAATATTTAGACTTTAATGGAGATAGCTAA
- a CDS encoding SMC family ATPase yields MILSSLHLENFKKYTAFDIEFGEGLMGIIGKNGSGKSTIFEAILLALYGEMKSRGNKDLIRNADASAKDAVVVELVFEYEGATFRVVREFRGKTLTANAKLFKNEELITSGAKEVTSSIVKITKMSKDAFMHTLFASQKELTSLSTLKNEDRKKMIRKLLGLEKIDFVENSLIEKSRQLKREIEAFKEVLLGDDEIKQKLEQIKADEANRSALLKDEKIKSEELSHIRQREQHLKQELSLLTKTKEQKQKLFAEFERAQQAHDSEVMNQVKLTAELHQLEHKQAELKTLEPLKAQFTQLQEQLKQQEQLREFHLKKEGILKEQKALTDEWHKSKADIHVLEKECEMYDQYTFDAKNLEQELSIRQDNIEVKHTIERELLAEMAGEQKLIDSTNAKIANLEKLGSESACPTCTRPLLEEYDNVIKSLVDIVNNTHQKKVDEYKKQLQAVQTQKADLEAQKKVKDKEFAELSGKIKIIQSKLIDLKKAKEHFTQVEQKGVKNKEELKALEAYSYDEKLHNELKNSLNAIEPQYKHAISLETELKRLVLVKSDLENVNKKIAELALTCKNKDAEFKNIIYDEKHHEKTLEEHDVIIKTIDEKTAVINELKVQIARIEGEIKSIQNSLDNNDAQLKKVQGKKDDLTDYEKIKTSLAEFKTRLNSQVAPRISSIASEMYARITKGKYQHIEVSNDFDFFIYDEGKKYPIERFSGGEVDLANLVLRIAISKTLTELSGASSVEFLAFDEVFGSQDENRRMEILEAFHTIKEQYRQIFLISHEMEIKEMFERVVEL; encoded by the coding sequence ATGATACTCTCTAGCCTCCACTTGGAAAACTTCAAAAAGTACACCGCTTTTGACATCGAGTTCGGAGAGGGTCTTATGGGTATCATCGGCAAGAACGGAAGCGGAAAGTCCACCATCTTTGAAGCGATCCTTTTAGCCCTCTACGGCGAGATGAAAAGCCGAGGAAACAAAGATCTCATACGTAACGCCGACGCTTCTGCAAAAGACGCAGTCGTGGTAGAGCTTGTGTTTGAGTATGAGGGTGCGACGTTTCGGGTCGTTAGAGAGTTTCGTGGAAAGACGCTCACTGCAAACGCCAAGCTCTTTAAGAACGAAGAGCTCATAACAAGCGGAGCAAAAGAGGTGACCTCCTCCATCGTCAAGATAACCAAGATGAGCAAAGACGCCTTCATGCACACCCTCTTCGCCTCACAAAAAGAGCTCACGAGCCTTAGCACTCTTAAAAACGAAGACAGAAAAAAGATGATACGCAAGCTCTTGGGACTGGAGAAGATAGACTTCGTAGAAAACAGCCTCATAGAAAAGAGCCGTCAGCTCAAACGCGAGATAGAAGCGTTTAAAGAGGTACTCCTCGGCGATGATGAGATAAAGCAGAAGCTCGAGCAGATAAAAGCCGATGAAGCGAACAGATCTGCCCTTTTAAAAGATGAGAAGATCAAAAGCGAAGAGCTCTCTCACATCAGACAAAGAGAACAGCATCTCAAACAAGAGCTCTCCCTCCTTACCAAGACAAAAGAGCAGAAACAAAAGCTCTTTGCAGAGTTTGAACGCGCCCAGCAGGCACACGACTCCGAGGTGATGAACCAGGTCAAACTCACCGCAGAACTGCATCAGCTCGAACACAAACAAGCTGAACTAAAAACACTCGAACCGCTCAAAGCGCAGTTCACACAGCTGCAAGAACAGCTCAAACAGCAAGAACAGCTCAGAGAGTTCCACCTCAAAAAAGAGGGTATCCTCAAAGAGCAAAAAGCCCTCACGGACGAATGGCACAAATCAAAAGCCGACATCCATGTACTTGAAAAAGAGTGCGAGATGTACGACCAGTACACCTTTGATGCAAAGAATCTGGAGCAGGAGCTCTCCATACGTCAGGACAACATAGAGGTCAAGCACACCATAGAGCGCGAACTCCTTGCAGAGATGGCGGGCGAACAGAAACTCATAGACAGCACAAATGCCAAGATAGCAAACCTAGAGAAGCTCGGAAGCGAGTCGGCTTGTCCTACATGTACAAGACCGCTTTTAGAGGAGTATGACAACGTCATCAAGTCGCTTGTAGACATCGTCAACAACACCCACCAGAAAAAGGTAGACGAGTACAAAAAACAGCTCCAAGCCGTACAGACCCAAAAAGCAGACCTCGAAGCACAGAAGAAAGTCAAAGACAAAGAGTTCGCAGAGCTGAGCGGCAAGATCAAGATCATCCAGAGCAAGCTCATAGACCTCAAAAAAGCAAAAGAGCACTTCACCCAAGTGGAGCAAAAAGGGGTAAAAAACAAAGAGGAGCTAAAAGCACTCGAAGCCTACAGTTACGACGAGAAACTGCACAATGAGCTCAAAAACAGCCTGAACGCCATAGAGCCGCAGTACAAACACGCCATCAGCCTAGAGACGGAGCTAAAACGCCTCGTGCTTGTGAAGTCGGACTTGGAAAACGTCAACAAAAAGATAGCCGAACTAGCCCTTACATGTAAGAACAAAGACGCAGAGTTTAAAAACATCATCTACGATGAGAAACATCACGAAAAGACACTTGAAGAGCACGATGTCATCATAAAGACCATAGATGAGAAAACGGCGGTCATAAACGAGCTAAAAGTGCAAATAGCGCGCATCGAAGGGGAGATAAAGAGCATCCAAAACTCTCTGGACAACAACGATGCACAGCTCAAAAAGGTGCAAGGCAAAAAAGACGACCTCACGGACTACGAGAAGATCAAGACAAGCCTAGCCGAGTTCAAGACCCGCCTCAACTCTCAGGTAGCACCGAGGATATCGAGCATCGCCTCGGAGATGTATGCGCGCATCACCAAAGGCAAGTACCAGCACATAGAGGTGAGCAACGACTTCGACTTCTTCATCTACGACGAGGGCAAAAAGTACCCGATAGAACGATTTTCAGGCGGAGAGGTAGACCTCGCGAACCTAGTCCTGCGCATCGCCATCTCAAAGACTCTCACAGAACTCAGCGGTGCTTCCAGCGTGGAGTTTCTGGCATTTGACGAAGTGTTTGGAAGTCAGGACGAAAACAGACGGATGGAGATACTAGAAGCCTTCCACACCATCAAAGAGCAATACCGACAGATATTTCTAATAAGCCACGAGATGGAGATAAAAGAGATGTTTGAGCGGGTTGTGGAGTTGTAA
- a CDS encoding DNA repair exonuclease has product MKIIHFSDTHLGFNDLDVLNDDNINQREADFYDAFSQVVQQIKEIKPDYIIHTGDLFHRSHPSNRAITFALEQFKIIDSLDIPFILIAGNHSTPRTNLSSPILKIFENFKNVYLSYEQAYKKVEFNDVLFHTLPHMNDETKALSQIELCEANIDKSKKNIMMMHCSVGATYLMQEFGEWVYPSDKEYIFKMMDYVALGHWHGFGQVGKHENVYYSGSTERTSLGDKRNSKGFVLLTLKETLSVEYKEIAIRPIVQKEIDCEEYESSVSKLDTSDVKDALVEVRLTNLTALQSIDIQNSAIKELFPDALHVSVKREFKQGTNESSARDVEALSLEEFFLEHIKEESEEKEFERLKHKVQELFAEYEEAADDTL; this is encoded by the coding sequence TTGAAGATCATACATTTCAGCGATACGCATCTGGGTTTTAACGACCTCGATGTCTTAAACGATGACAATATCAACCAAAGAGAAGCGGACTTTTACGACGCTTTTTCTCAGGTAGTACAGCAGATAAAAGAGATAAAACCCGATTACATCATCCACACGGGCGACCTTTTTCACCGCTCGCACCCGTCAAACCGTGCCATCACTTTCGCACTTGAACAGTTTAAGATCATAGACTCTCTTGACATCCCCTTCATACTCATAGCGGGAAACCACTCCACGCCCAGGACAAATCTGAGCTCACCCATACTCAAGATATTCGAGAACTTTAAAAACGTCTACCTTTCCTACGAGCAGGCATATAAAAAAGTAGAGTTTAACGATGTCCTCTTTCACACCCTGCCCCACATGAACGACGAGACAAAAGCCCTCTCTCAGATAGAACTCTGCGAAGCAAACATCGACAAAAGCAAAAAGAACATCATGATGATGCACTGCTCCGTGGGTGCGACATACTTGATGCAGGAGTTTGGCGAGTGGGTCTATCCGTCTGATAAAGAGTACATCTTCAAGATGATGGACTACGTCGCTCTTGGTCACTGGCACGGTTTCGGGCAGGTGGGCAAACATGAAAACGTCTACTACAGCGGCTCGACAGAGCGCACAAGTCTGGGCGACAAACGCAACTCCAAAGGGTTTGTCCTTCTAACGTTAAAAGAGACTTTGTCGGTAGAGTACAAAGAGATAGCCATCCGACCCATAGTGCAAAAAGAGATAGACTGCGAGGAGTATGAAAGCTCCGTCTCAAAGCTCGACACAAGCGACGTCAAAGACGCGCTCGTGGAGGTACGCCTCACAAACCTCACGGCTCTGCAGTCCATCGACATCCAAAACTCTGCCATAAAAGAGCTCTTCCCTGATGCCTTACATGTAAGCGTCAAACGGGAGTTTAAACAGGGAACAAACGAGAGCAGTGCCCGTGATGTCGAAGCGCTGTCTTTAGAAGAGTTTTTTCTCGAACATATCAAAGAGGAGAGCGAAGAGAAGGAGTTTGAAAGACTGAAACACAAAGTCCAAGAGCTCTTTGCAGAGTATGAGGAGGCAGCAGATGATACTCTCTAG
- the glmU gene encoding bifunctional UDP-N-acetylglucosamine diphosphorylase/glucosamine-1-phosphate N-acetyltransferase GlmU: MNNISIVILAAGKGSRMKSNKAKVLHNISGKPMLYHIVKESLKVSDDVSIVVAHQKDAVIEEIQKHFSNITFIEQDDVNFPGTGGAMKNVTAKNSHVLVLNGDMPLITAEALGGFLHTSADIVLSIFDLEDPSGYGRVKIDDGEVSYIVEQKDANEYELAITHVNAGIYSFKKEVLESYIPRLSNANAQNEYYLTDVIKMAKEDGLVIKPLLVDEEHFKGVNSKVDLASAEVIMQERIRERWMSEGVSMNLPHTIYIEEGVRFEGECLVENNCRITGESLIINSIIKSSSVIEESTVIDSDVGPLAHLRPASYIEGTHIGNFVEVKKSTLKGVKAGHLSYIGDSEVDEGTNIGAGVITCNYDGINKYKTKIGKNVFVGSDSQLVAPVEIEDDVMIAAGTTVTSGKVAKGSLAISRTKMRFVEGFYYKFFGKK, from the coding sequence ATGAACAATATCTCTATAGTCATCCTTGCTGCGGGAAAAGGCAGCCGTATGAAGTCGAACAAAGCAAAGGTCCTGCACAACATCAGCGGCAAACCGATGCTTTACCACATCGTAAAAGAGTCTTTAAAAGTAAGTGACGATGTCAGTATCGTCGTGGCTCACCAAAAAGACGCAGTGATAGAGGAGATACAAAAACATTTTTCAAACATAACATTTATCGAACAAGACGACGTGAACTTTCCGGGAACGGGCGGAGCGATGAAAAATGTCACGGCAAAGAACTCTCATGTCTTAGTGCTTAACGGAGATATGCCGCTTATCACAGCAGAAGCGCTTGGGGGCTTTTTGCACACAAGTGCTGACATCGTACTTTCCATCTTCGACCTTGAAGACCCGAGCGGTTACGGCCGCGTAAAGATAGACGACGGCGAAGTAAGCTACATCGTAGAACAAAAAGACGCGAACGAGTATGAGCTTGCCATCACTCATGTAAACGCAGGAATCTACTCTTTCAAAAAAGAGGTGTTAGAGAGTTACATACCGCGCCTTAGCAATGCCAATGCACAAAACGAGTACTACCTCACAGACGTCATCAAGATGGCAAAAGAGGACGGTCTTGTCATCAAGCCTCTTTTAGTCGATGAGGAGCATTTCAAAGGCGTAAACTCTAAAGTAGACCTTGCAAGCGCGGAAGTGATCATGCAGGAGCGCATTAGAGAGAGATGGATGAGCGAAGGTGTGAGCATGAACCTTCCACACACTATCTACATCGAAGAGGGAGTGCGTTTTGAGGGAGAGTGTCTGGTGGAGAACAACTGCCGCATCACGGGTGAAAGCCTCATCATCAACTCTATCATCAAGTCTTCAAGCGTCATCGAGGAGTCTACCGTCATCGACTCCGACGTTGGACCGCTTGCCCATCTTCGCCCTGCTTCGTACATCGAAGGAACGCACATCGGAAACTTCGTAGAGGTCAAGAAAAGTACGCTTAAAGGCGTAAAAGCAGGACACCTGAGCTACATCGGCGACAGCGAAGTGGATGAAGGCACGAATATCGGTGCGGGCGTCATCACTTGTAACTACGACGGCATCAACAAATACAAGACCAAGATCGGCAAAAACGTCTTTGTGGGAAGCGACTCCCAGCTCGTAGCACCCGTAGAGATAGAAGACGACGTGATGATAGCCGCGGGAACGACGGTCACAAGCGGCAAAGTCGCAAAAGGATCTCTTGCTATCAGCAGAACGAAAATGAGATTTGTAGAAGGTTTTTACTACAAGTTTTTCGGAAAAAAATAG
- a CDS encoding type III pantothenate kinase: MESGRLILCDIGNTTFDFYRDGVKEKVFITDYELKKSEEKIFYICVNEKIAQELKNFPNWIDLKAFVDMKNYYETMGIDRIAGCEAILNGVIIDAGSAITVDVVKEGVFVGGYITLGLHASREAYKEISPRLDYSYNFEIDLDKIPKNSGDALTYGQLGLLYRDVMSHALPVYLTGGDASKLKNIFKDAVLDDELIFKGMKNIMKKADLC; this comes from the coding sequence ATGGAGTCTGGAAGATTGATCCTCTGCGACATAGGAAACACGACGTTCGACTTTTACCGCGACGGTGTAAAAGAGAAGGTATTTATAACCGATTATGAACTAAAAAAGAGCGAAGAGAAGATATTTTATATCTGCGTGAACGAAAAAATAGCTCAAGAGCTGAAAAACTTTCCAAACTGGATAGACCTCAAAGCTTTCGTAGATATGAAAAACTACTACGAGACGATGGGCATAGACCGCATAGCAGGGTGTGAAGCAATCCTTAACGGCGTCATCATAGATGCGGGAAGCGCCATCACGGTCGATGTGGTAAAAGAGGGTGTTTTTGTAGGCGGCTATATCACTTTGGGCTTACATGCAAGCCGTGAAGCGTACAAAGAAATCTCCCCGAGACTGGACTACTCATATAACTTTGAGATAGATTTGGATAAAATACCGAAAAATTCTGGGGATGCACTCACTTACGGACAGTTAGGACTGCTTTACCGTGACGTTATGAGTCATGCTTTGCCTGTTTATCTGACAGGCGGAGACGCATCAAAACTCAAAAACATCTTTAAAGACGCCGTCTTGGATGACGAGCTGATCTTTAAAGGGATGAAAAATATTATGAAAAAGGCTGATCTATGCTAA
- a CDS encoding CHAD domain-containing protein, whose product MGFKRSFKNKIAAVERLYKKLHLDNDIELLHKYRINLRKLYAYSEVYGKKADKKSSEELSRILKKLLKPTSALRDLDLFLVEIEQMECVPKTKTKLHKIFTSKREKRFRSFLNDEEYKKNIKQLNFMLKKSKLFIYKLEDIDKYAIISKMGRKIYDKFHKIDYNTSLEELHNLRIEFKKFRYALEAYEKHFKQDKSVFDGMYDLKEVQESFGIIQDNNKRLQFIDKVEKKFTKKELRELKAYFDLKIRDAKRELFTLISKVG is encoded by the coding sequence ATGGGTTTTAAAAGATCATTTAAAAACAAGATAGCTGCCGTAGAAAGACTCTATAAAAAACTGCATCTGGACAATGATATAGAACTGCTGCATAAGTACCGCATAAACTTAAGAAAGCTCTACGCATACAGCGAGGTCTACGGTAAAAAAGCAGATAAAAAAAGCTCCGAAGAACTCTCAAGGATCTTAAAAAAACTTCTAAAACCGACATCTGCTTTGCGTGATCTGGATCTCTTTTTAGTCGAGATTGAACAGATGGAATGTGTGCCAAAAACGAAAACGAAACTCCATAAGATATTTACCTCCAAACGAGAGAAAAGGTTCCGCTCTTTTTTAAATGATGAAGAGTATAAGAAAAATATTAAGCAACTGAACTTCATGCTTAAAAAAAGCAAGCTGTTTATCTATAAGCTCGAAGATATCGATAAATATGCGATAATAAGCAAGATGGGCAGAAAAATATATGACAAGTTTCATAAAATCGACTACAATACATCACTGGAAGAACTTCATAACCTTAGAATAGAGTTTAAAAAGTTCCGCTATGCTTTGGAAGCTTACGAAAAGCACTTCAAACAAGATAAAAGTGTGTTTGACGGCATGTATGACCTAAAAGAGGTGCAGGAGTCGTTTGGGATCATTCAGGACAATAACAAGAGGCTCCAGTTTATAGATAAAGTAGAAAAAAAGTTTACAAAAAAAGAACTCAGAGAGCTAAAAGCATACTTTGACCTGAAGATCAGAGATGCAAAAAGAGAGCTGTTTACATTAATAAGTAAAGTAGGATAG
- a CDS encoding DUF4010 domain-containing protein, whose product MLESLLNEVWVQLIVVVIAGLLIGLEIKEYRVHHDSSSKEIGSVRTYSFIALIGFIFAKIDMPLYIIGYIAILSHFALFYYFKLQNSRTGILLFLLTTLVYSFGMIVVKFNVWFLIVVFVAIVFISNINRKLEHFYTIFDEREIEVFAKLLLLSAVILPLLPHDNISGFIPVSYFKIWVAVVVVSMFSYVGYILKRYIFKDKGYLLTGVLGGIYSSTATTIVLAKKASSNRTPHIFASSIIMATAFMYFRLLGITYAFNYDIASRLLIPFAVLAFLTMGISYVMYKQAATEIMTDTDNAVDKNPLELSTAFIFAFLFIAMAVLTHFVLSRYGDIGLNVLSFIVGFTDIDPFVLSILSSKFNVTIENASTAIMIAVGSNNILKAFYAYIFSKNKAGMLSAAVLILLGAITIGIEFI is encoded by the coding sequence ATGTTAGAATCATTATTGAACGAAGTATGGGTACAGCTGATCGTAGTGGTCATTGCAGGACTGTTGATAGGTCTGGAGATAAAAGAGTACAGAGTCCATCATGATTCCTCCTCAAAAGAGATAGGAAGTGTCAGGACATACTCCTTTATTGCTCTTATCGGGTTTATATTTGCAAAGATAGATATGCCGCTTTACATCATCGGGTATATCGCGATCCTTTCGCATTTTGCACTCTTTTACTACTTTAAACTGCAAAACAGCAGAACAGGGATACTTCTTTTTCTGCTGACCACGCTAGTCTACAGCTTCGGGATGATAGTCGTGAAGTTCAATGTATGGTTTTTGATAGTCGTCTTTGTCGCGATAGTCTTTATCTCCAATATTAACAGAAAACTGGAGCATTTTTACACGATATTCGATGAGAGAGAGATCGAGGTGTTTGCAAAACTTCTTCTTCTAAGTGCGGTCATCCTGCCTCTCTTGCCGCATGACAATATATCCGGTTTTATCCCCGTATCATACTTTAAGATCTGGGTTGCGGTCGTAGTCGTCTCGATGTTCTCTTATGTGGGATATATCCTTAAAAGATATATTTTTAAAGACAAGGGTTACCTGCTTACAGGTGTGTTGGGCGGGATCTACTCAAGTACGGCGACGACCATAGTCCTGGCAAAAAAAGCATCGTCAAACCGTACGCCGCATATCTTTGCATCTTCCATCATCATGGCGACGGCGTTTATGTACTTTAGACTTTTGGGTATCACTTACGCGTTTAACTATGATATCGCAAGCAGGCTGCTGATCCCGTTTGCCGTCTTGGCATTTCTTACGATGGGGATATCTTATGTCATGTACAAGCAGGCAGCTACCGAGATAATGACGGATACGGACAATGCCGTGGATAAAAACCCGCTGGAACTCTCTACGGCATTTATATTCGCATTTTTATTTATCGCTATGGCGGTACTGACGCACTTCGTGCTTTCAAGATACGGCGATATAGGGCTCAATGTCCTCTCATTCATAGTCGGGTTTACGGACATAGACCCGTTTGTGCTTTCTATCCTTTCGTCAAAATTCAATGTGACGATAGAAAACGCTTCGACGGCGATCATGATAGCAGTAGGAAGCAACAACATCCTAAAAGCTTTTTATGCGTATATATTCTCTAAAAACAAAGCAGGGATGTTAAGTGCAGCAGTGCTGATACTCTTAGGGGCGATAACGATAGGGATAGAGTTTATTTAG
- a CDS encoding class I SAM-dependent methyltransferase gives MTNLDLYAKAEHLLGIEEATEALYNLYRSELDDYNVKTLLDVGCGRGGFMRRMISDGVTCKGVDLSQVMVDECKEIGLDAECIDVSEVEGKYDAVVAIFDVLNFMDKEGLLKFMEAVASKLNDEGVFIADINTLYGFSDVAEGTMSNEEDDEFLIVDAVFENDELHTKFTLFEKESDGRYKKYQDTIVQYFHKIQLFQKIPSLKLVDKQTFSLYDEHDKTLLIFKKRD, from the coding sequence ATGACAAACCTTGATCTTTACGCAAAAGCCGAGCATCTTTTAGGCATAGAAGAAGCAACGGAAGCGCTTTACAATCTCTACCGCTCCGAGCTTGACGATTACAATGTAAAGACACTTCTTGATGTGGGCTGCGGACGCGGCGGTTTTATGCGCCGTATGATAAGCGACGGCGTTACATGTAAGGGTGTCGATCTGAGTCAGGTGATGGTCGATGAGTGTAAAGAGATCGGTCTTGACGCAGAGTGCATCGATGTCAGCGAAGTAGAGGGCAAATACGACGCAGTCGTGGCCATATTTGACGTTTTGAACTTTATGGACAAAGAGGGACTTCTGAAGTTCATGGAAGCGGTCGCTTCAAAACTGAACGATGAGGGTGTCTTTATAGCCGATATCAACACTCTTTACGGTTTTAGCGATGTCGCTGAAGGCACGATGAGCAACGAAGAGGATGATGAGTTTCTTATCGTGGATGCCGTGTTTGAAAATGATGAACTGCACACGAAGTTTACTCTTTTTGAAAAAGAGAGCGACGGCAGATATAAAAAGTACCAAGATACGATAGTGCAGTACTTTCACAAGATACAGCTGTTTCAAAAGATACCGTCTCTTAAGCTTGTCGATAAACAGACCTTCTCACTGTATGATGAACACGATAAGACGCTTTTGATCTTTAAAAAGAGGGATTAG
- the hisG gene encoding ATP phosphoribosyltransferase, which translates to MLTVALPKGRIAEETLEIFANIFGDTFAFDDRKLILETEKFKFLLVRNQDVATYVYHQAADIGVVGLDTLEEQGLDVIRLLDLRRGVCKVAIGMKKGEKLDLSKPEIKVATKMVNITKRYFADRAIAADVIKLYGSIELAPLVGLADMIVDIVETGTTMKQNGLEVVEDIMESSTYLIANKNSFFEKKSEVLDIYEKIEKVIKAEQAK; encoded by the coding sequence ATGCTAACTGTTGCACTTCCAAAAGGGCGTATCGCTGAAGAGACATTAGAGATCTTTGCAAATATCTTCGGTGATACTTTTGCATTTGATGACAGAAAACTGATACTGGAGACTGAAAAGTTCAAGTTTTTACTCGTACGTAACCAAGACGTTGCGACATACGTGTACCATCAAGCAGCAGACATCGGCGTAGTAGGACTGGATACTTTAGAGGAGCAGGGTCTGGATGTCATCCGTCTTCTTGACCTTCGCCGCGGCGTCTGTAAAGTGGCTATCGGGATGAAAAAAGGCGAGAAACTCGACCTTAGCAAGCCTGAGATAAAAGTAGCGACGAAGATGGTAAACATCACAAAACGTTACTTTGCAGACCGTGCGATCGCAGCTGACGTCATCAAGCTTTACGGTTCTATCGAACTAGCTCCTTTAGTGGGACTTGCAGATATGATCGTCGACATCGTAGAGACTGGTACGACTATGAAGCAAAACGGTCTTGAAGTGGTCGAGGATATCATGGAATCTTCTACTTACCTTATAGCGAACAAAAACAGCTTCTTCGAGAAGAAAAGCGAAGTGCTTGATATCTACGAGAAGATAGAAAAAGTGATAAAAGCGGAACAAGCAAAGTAA